From one Pseudopipra pipra isolate bDixPip1 chromosome 2, bDixPip1.hap1, whole genome shotgun sequence genomic stretch:
- the MAB21L1 gene encoding putative nucleotidyltransferase MAB21L1 — MIAAQAKLVYHLNKYYNEKCQARKAAIAKTIREVCKVVSDVLKEVEVQEPRFISSLNEMDNRYEGLEVISPTEFEVVLYLNQMGVFNFVDDGSLPGCAVLKLSDGRKRSMSLWVEFITASGYLSARKIRSRFQTLVAQAVDKCSYRDVVKMVADTSEVKLRIRDRYVVQITPAFKCTGIWPRSAAHWPLPHIPWPGPNRVAEVKAEGFNLLSKECHSLAGKQSSAESDAWVLQFAEAENRLQMGGCRKKCLSILKTLRDRHLELPGQPLNNYHMKTLVSYECEKHPRESDWDESCLGDRLNGILLQLISCLQCRRCPHYFLPNLDLFQGKPHSALENAAKQTWRLAREILTNPKSLEKL, encoded by the coding sequence ATGATCGCGGCCCAGGCCAAGCTGGTGTATCATTTGAATAAATACTACAATGAGAAATGCCAAGCCAGGAAAGCTGCCATCGCCAAAACGATCCGAGAGGTCTGCAAAGTGGTGTCGGACGTGCTGAAGGAGGTGGAGGTGCAGGAGCCTCGTTTCATCAGTTCCTTGAACGAGATGGACAATCGCTACGAGGGGCTGGAAGTCATCTCCCCCACGGAGTTTGAAGTCGTGCTGTATCTGAACCAAATGGGGGTTTTCAACTTCGTGGACGACGGCTCCTTGCCGGGCTGCGCTGTGTTAAAGTTAAGCGACGGCCGCAAGAGGAGCATGTCCCTCTGGGTGGAGTTCATCACGGCGTCTGGCTACCTCTCCGCTCGCAAAATCCGGTCCAGATTCCAGACTCTGGTGGCTCAAGCCGTGGATAAGTGCAGTTACAGAGACGTAGTAAAGATGGTGGCGGACACCAGCGAAGTGAAGCTGAGGATCAGGGATCGGTACGTCGTGCAGATCACTCCGGCTTTCAAGTGCACAGGGATCTGGCCGCGGAGTGCTGCCCACTGGCCGCTTCCCCACATCCCCTGGCCAGGACCCAATCGGGTGGCGGAGGTCAAGGCGGAAGGCTTCAACCTCTTGTCCAAGGAGTGCCACTCTCTGGCCGGCAAGCAGAGCTCGGCCGAGAGCGATGCCTGGGTGCTGCAGTTCGCAGAAGCCGAGAACAGACTGCAGATGGGCGGCTGCAGGAAGAAATGCCTCTCCATCCTCAAAACCTTACGGGACCGTCACCTTGAGCTGCCGGGCCAGCCCCTGAATAATTATCACATGAAGACTCTGGTTTCCTACGAATGCGAAAAGCATCCCCGCGAATCGGACTGGGACGAGTCATGCCTAGGGGACCGGCTCAACGGGATTTTACTGCAGCTCATCTCCTGCCTTCAGTGCAGGAGGTGCCCCCACTACTTCTTGCCCAACTTAGACCTCTTTCAGGGCAAACCTCACTCGGCCCTGGAAAATGCAGCCAAACAAACGTGGCGACTGGCCAGGGAAATACTAACCAACCCGAAAAGTTTGGAGAAACTTTAG